A portion of the Edaphobacter lichenicola genome contains these proteins:
- a CDS encoding hemolysin family protein, which translates to MTPAVAYTIVLIVLLAILALAAYVDRIYSEMGKFLAREYQDNIDSWERVVEPRLRLGRESIALSASVLRQLTLATLALLSGLRLYTHTSLVPTLARTPTTGEVIRAAFELILLILIFDRLIPQLLFSRTRGLWINRIRPLLQVLFYLILPVTLLLGLLLSIAALAEPEDTEEEDHPSEAMDALLEAGEEEGILEESDRELVRSAVEFGDKIVLEVMTPRPEIFSIPGTLNLQEFTAVINEHAFSRVPVYSGSLDHVTGIAFARDLLKVLDAEATVLTVAQIQRPAAFVPETKKVAELLREMQREKQHMRIVIDEYGSVAGLVTIEDLLEAIVGNIADEHDEPEADDEPIREPNGAYVVSGSFELSRLRDLFADQFEPNHRGTRPAEDGEFHDPEDEESESVEANYDRAEGRQEGFELVDARDTRDDPTALRLPEHYESTTLGGLVSEIAGHIPLPGEVVEEDGLRLEVLASTDRRIDRIRVSLTHPAAA; encoded by the coding sequence ATGACTCCCGCCGTCGCCTACACCATCGTGCTCATCGTCCTGCTGGCTATCCTCGCCCTCGCGGCCTACGTCGACCGCATCTACTCCGAGATGGGTAAATTCCTTGCCCGCGAGTATCAGGACAACATCGATTCCTGGGAGCGAGTCGTCGAACCGCGCCTTCGCCTCGGTCGCGAGTCCATTGCTCTCTCTGCCTCTGTCCTCCGCCAGCTCACCCTGGCCACGCTCGCCCTCCTCTCGGGCCTCCGTCTCTACACCCACACCAGCCTCGTCCCCACTCTTGCCCGTACTCCAACCACCGGCGAGGTCATTCGCGCCGCCTTCGAACTCATCCTCCTCATCCTCATCTTCGACCGTCTCATCCCTCAGCTCCTCTTCTCTCGCACACGCGGCCTCTGGATCAACCGCATCCGCCCCCTCCTGCAGGTGCTCTTCTACCTCATCCTGCCGGTCACCCTCCTCCTCGGCCTTTTACTCTCCATCGCCGCACTGGCCGAACCAGAAGACACCGAAGAAGAGGACCACCCCTCCGAAGCCATGGACGCTCTCCTCGAAGCCGGCGAAGAAGAGGGCATCCTCGAAGAGTCTGACCGCGAACTCGTGCGCTCAGCCGTCGAGTTCGGCGACAAGATCGTCCTCGAGGTCATGACCCCACGCCCCGAGATCTTCAGCATTCCCGGCACCCTCAACCTCCAGGAGTTCACCGCCGTCATCAACGAGCACGCCTTCTCCCGCGTCCCCGTCTACTCCGGCTCGCTCGACCACGTCACCGGCATCGCCTTCGCGCGCGACCTCCTCAAAGTTCTCGACGCCGAGGCCACCGTCCTCACCGTCGCTCAGATCCAGCGCCCCGCCGCCTTCGTCCCTGAGACAAAAAAAGTAGCCGAGCTCCTCCGCGAGATGCAGCGTGAAAAGCAGCACATGCGTATCGTCATCGACGAGTACGGGAGCGTCGCTGGTCTCGTCACCATTGAAGATCTCCTCGAAGCCATCGTCGGCAACATCGCCGATGAGCACGACGAACCTGAAGCCGACGACGAACCCATCCGCGAACCCAACGGCGCCTACGTCGTCTCCGGCTCCTTCGAACTCTCCCGGCTCCGCGATCTCTTCGCCGACCAGTTCGAGCCAAACCACCGCGGAACTCGCCCCGCTGAAGACGGCGAATTCCATGACCCTGAAGACGAAGAGTCCGAATCAGTCGAGGCAAACTACGACCGCGCCGAAGGCCGTCAGGAAGGCTTCGAACTCGTCGACGCTCGCGACACCCGCGACGATCCCACCGCCCTTCGCCTGCCCGAACACTACGAATCCACCACCCTCGGTGGCCTCGTCTCCGAGATCGCCGGTCACATCCCCCTCCCCGGCGAAGTAGTCGAAGAGGACGGCCTACGCCTCGAAGTCCTGGCCAGCACCGACCGCCGCATCGACCGCATCCGCGTCAGCCTAACCCACCCCGCCGCCGCCTGA
- a CDS encoding rod shape-determining protein gives MSSNSFQMRYSRIHNMRSLFSLFSSDLAIDLGTANTLVFAHGKGIIVNEPSIIAVNKITNEVEAVGKEAKEMLGRTPGNIVAIKPMKDGVIADFRHTEKMLNYFIQKAHNRKMMVHPRIVIGVPSEITQVEKRAVMDSAYRAKASEVHLVEQAMVAAIGAGLPITEPGGNMVVDIGGGTTDIAVISLAGIVYSRSVRVAGNQMDEAVMTYLKRKYNLLIGERTAEQIKIVLGSAYPLDKPISMEVKGRNLIEGVPKTITIEDSEIREALSECIATIINAIRVALERTPPELSADISDRGIVLTGGGALIKNLDKRIREETGLPVSIADDPLASVVLGTGKMLSDFKLLRKISID, from the coding sequence ATGTCTTCGAACAGCTTTCAGATGCGTTACTCCCGCATTCACAACATGCGGTCTCTCTTCAGCCTTTTCTCCAGCGACCTGGCCATTGACCTGGGTACGGCGAATACGCTCGTCTTCGCGCACGGCAAGGGCATCATCGTCAACGAGCCATCGATCATCGCGGTGAACAAGATCACCAACGAGGTGGAGGCCGTGGGCAAGGAGGCCAAGGAGATGCTTGGCCGCACGCCGGGCAACATTGTCGCCATCAAACCGATGAAGGACGGCGTGATCGCCGACTTCCGGCACACGGAGAAGATGCTGAACTACTTCATCCAGAAGGCGCATAACCGGAAGATGATGGTTCATCCACGAATTGTGATCGGCGTTCCCTCCGAGATTACTCAGGTGGAGAAGCGCGCGGTTATGGACTCGGCTTACCGGGCCAAGGCGTCTGAGGTTCACCTGGTCGAACAGGCGATGGTTGCCGCGATTGGCGCGGGTTTGCCGATCACCGAGCCAGGAGGAAACATGGTTGTCGATATCGGCGGTGGAACGACCGATATTGCGGTGATCTCGCTTGCCGGCATCGTCTACTCGCGTTCGGTGCGAGTGGCCGGGAACCAGATGGACGAGGCCGTGATGACGTACCTGAAGCGCAAGTACAACCTCCTGATCGGCGAGCGGACCGCGGAGCAGATCAAGATCGTGCTTGGCTCTGCGTATCCCCTGGACAAGCCGATTTCGATGGAGGTCAAGGGACGTAACCTGATCGAGGGCGTGCCGAAGACCATCACCATTGAAGACTCCGAGATTCGCGAAGCGCTCTCGGAGTGCATTGCGACCATCATCAATGCGATTCGCGTTGCGCTCGAGCGAACTCCGCCGGAGCTTTCGGCTGACATCTCCGACCGCGGCATCGTGCTGACCGGCGGCGGGGCGCTGATCAAGAATCTCGACAAGCGGATTCGCGAGGAGACGGGCCTGCCGGTCTCGATTGCGGATGATCCGCTGGCGTCGGTGGTGCTTGGGACCGGGAAGATGCTCTCAGACTTCAAGCTGCTTCGTAAGATCTCCATCGACTGA
- the ald gene encoding alanine dehydrogenase, translating to MIIGVPKEVKDHESRVGVTPAGVKALVEAGHKVLVEHNAGALSAMPDDEYQTAGAEIVGSAHDVWRLAEMVVKVKEPIEKEYKHFREGLVLFTYLHLAPLTELTDALLTSKVTGIAYETVRDRANTLPLLTPMSEVAGRMSVQVGAAYLEKEHGGRGVLLGGVPGVAPGNVCIIGGGIVGTNAAKIALGMGAKVTLIDLNLNRLRELDDIFGGRLHTVASNSYNIEHAVREADLVIGGVLIPGAAAPKIVTKAMVEKMKKGAVIVDVAIDQGGCIETAHPTTHSNPSYEVNGVVHYCVTNMPAAVPNTSTLALTNATFPYVLKLARLGANAAISEDKGIAEGVNTFNGVLTYGAVAAAQKRDWQAVAKLV from the coding sequence ATGATTATTGGTGTGCCGAAGGAAGTGAAGGATCACGAGAGCCGCGTGGGCGTAACCCCAGCTGGAGTGAAGGCCCTGGTCGAAGCGGGGCACAAGGTTCTCGTCGAACACAATGCTGGCGCGCTTTCAGCTATGCCCGACGACGAGTATCAGACCGCTGGCGCCGAGATTGTCGGTTCAGCTCACGACGTCTGGCGGTTGGCCGAGATGGTCGTCAAGGTCAAAGAGCCGATCGAGAAAGAGTACAAGCACTTCCGCGAAGGCCTGGTTCTTTTCACGTATCTCCACCTCGCGCCCCTCACTGAACTCACGGACGCGCTGCTCACTTCGAAGGTCACCGGCATCGCATACGAGACCGTCCGAGACCGTGCTAATACCCTCCCGCTTCTTACCCCAATGAGCGAAGTAGCTGGCCGAATGAGCGTCCAGGTTGGAGCAGCCTACCTAGAGAAAGAACACGGAGGCCGTGGAGTTCTGCTGGGAGGCGTTCCAGGCGTTGCCCCAGGCAATGTCTGCATTATCGGCGGCGGTATAGTCGGCACCAACGCTGCCAAGATCGCCCTCGGCATGGGCGCAAAGGTTACGTTGATCGACCTTAACCTGAACCGCCTCCGCGAACTTGACGACATCTTCGGCGGCCGCCTCCACACCGTCGCCTCAAACAGTTACAACATCGAACATGCCGTCCGTGAGGCCGACCTGGTCATCGGCGGGGTTCTCATCCCCGGTGCGGCTGCTCCGAAGATTGTCACTAAGGCTATGGTGGAGAAGATGAAAAAGGGAGCCGTGATCGTCGATGTTGCCATCGACCAGGGTGGCTGTATTGAAACAGCGCATCCCACCACCCACTCGAATCCCTCTTACGAGGTCAACGGTGTAGTCCACTACTGCGTCACCAATATGCCCGCAGCAGTGCCGAATACTTCAACTCTTGCCCTCACGAACGCAACCTTTCCGTATGTGCTGAAGTTGGCGCGCCTAGGAGCCAACGCGGCAATCAGTGAAGACAAGGGAATCGCTGAAGGTGTCAACACGTTCAACGGCGTTCTGACTTACGGAGCTGTGGCTGCTGCGCAAAAACGCGATTGGCAGGCTGTAGCAAAGCTCGTTTAG